Below is a genomic region from Elephas maximus indicus isolate mEleMax1 chromosome 22, mEleMax1 primary haplotype, whole genome shotgun sequence.
GTCATCTTAATGATCTTTGGGATAAATggaagcccattgttgtggcaacagtgtcaatccacctcattgagggtttccctcattttcgctgaccctctcccaGCTGCAATCGGGATTTTAAGAAAATGACTTTCTCCTTCTGTGTTATTTGACACCAGGTCCTTGTGGTACTTAAAAATCACAGAGTGACTCTTACATCTGGGGAACATTTTgctcagatgttgttgttgttagcttctgacttggctctggctcatggtgatcctgactcatggtgactctgtgcacaacggaaggaaacactgcccgatcccgcGCCATCCCCATCACTGGtttcagattggaccattgtgatcactggctgatttttcagaagtagatcgccaggcctttcttcctagtatgtcttagtctggaagctctgctgaaacctgttcagcatcacagcaacacataagcctccaccaatagatgggtggtggctgtgcataaggtgtactggccaggaactgaaccaggtctcccacatgggaggcaagaattttaTCATTGCACCACTAATGTCTCTTTGCTTAGTTACAcagattatctcatttgatccttcaCCATCTCCAAGAAGATAAGCATATTagtgtagatgaggaaactgaggctcggagaggTAAAGCCATGTacccatggtcacacagctagtaagtggcataATCAAGAATCAAACCCATTGGTGTCAGGCCCCCTATGACTTTCCCACTGGCCTTGGGGCTGCCTTGCAAGGGGGAGGTGGGAAGACAAGGAGGAGTGGCTTCAGATAATGATTTCTCTTTTCTCTGCCTCTGCCCCTCTGGACCTTCTCCATCCCCACGGTACCTCTCAACACCCAGTTGGGTCGCCTTTGAGCAGTCCAACTTCCGAGGGGAGATGTTTGTCCTGGAGAAGGGCGAGTACCCACGCTGGGACACATGGTCGAGCAGCTACCGCAGTGACCGGCTAGTGTCCTTCCGACCCGTCAAGATGGTAAGTGGCTCTTGGTCCAGAGCTGGGTGACGTGTGGGGTAGAGCAGGGGCAAGTCTGAGATCAGACTTTGAGTGAGGTAATGGAGTAGGGGATGGAAGGAGGGAATGGTAGACAGGGAAGGGTAGTGACCTCTGGGCTAATTGTTACTCACATCCCCATGAGACAAGCATaaccccattctacagatgggcAAACTGAGACTCGGGGGGCAGGGTAAAATGCCCCAGATCACCAGCACAGAAGTGTCAGaagcaggatttgaacctagatcTGTGTTCCACCAGTGCCCCATGGTGCTCCCAGGATCAATTTCTCACTTTTACCCAAATCATAAGAAACACAGAATTTACCAACGGTGCACAGAAATATTTCCCTGCTGTGTGATGTTGGTCAAGaaccttaacctctctgaacctctctGTCCACGACCACAATAATAAACATacgagtaattttttttttggaacacttGGTGTATGCTGGGCACAGTGCTAAGAGCTCCAGAGGGATTAACTTGTTTAAGCTTCATGACATCCCTGTGAAGCagagattgttgttattgttgatggGCACTGTCATGTCGACTCCAACTcttaacccgttgctgttgagtcgattccgactcatagcaaccctgtaggacagagtagaactgcgccatacagtttccaaggctataatctttacagaagtaggctgtcacatctttctcctgaagagtggctattgggtttgaaccactgactttctggttagtggGAGaacgcttaaccgttgcaccaccaaagctccttttccgactcatagcgaccctatatgacagaataggactgcccacATAGGGTGTcctagactgccacatcttttctcccattgagtggctggtgggtgtgaactgctgaccttttggttagcagccgagtgcttaaccattggcagGTGGGGCTCTTGAAGCAGAGGTTGTTGTCCATCTTTCTACAGATGAGGAGGGCCCTTCCAGGCCTGACAGCTGAGATCCCAGGATTGTACCCCGTTGGTCTGCCCACACTTAGCTCTCTCACTTCCTATCTTTGGCCAGCACCCAGGGGACCCCACGAAGTTACTTCTCTTTCCCCTGTGCCTACTTGGCATGCCTGACCATCCCTCTTGCTCCCCAGGACTCCCAGGAGCACAAGATCTGCCTGTTTGAATGTGCCAACTTCAAAGGTAACACCATGGAGATCCAGGGGGACGACGTGCCTAGCCTCTGGGTCTATGGCTTCTGTGACCGCGTGGGCAGTGTGCGGGTCTGCAGCGGGACGTAAGCATCCCTACAGCCTTGCCCTCATCCCGTTTCAAATACAGACTGACTGGAGGCTGCGCCCTCATGGGATATTTCATTAGAGGCATAGGAAAGGCTGTGTCCCTCCCAGACCCCCCCAGTACCAGTGCCTCAGACTCCACCAGTGCCTCTGGGGCATGGAGTCACACTAATCACATGTCAGTGTAAAGAAATCTGCCAATTGGTTCTAGAAAGCTGGAAGATGGGGAGAACAGGGAGCTGCTAAACTCAGATGGATATTGGGGGAATAGTTAAACAAGGAGCCAGAGTTGATGTGGATAGATGATTCTGGGTGTGTCTGGGGAAAGATAATATTCAGAGAAATCCAGAGGGTTGGGGGACACCAGCAAAATGGCTTCTGAGAGGTGAGCCTGTATAATGAAAGGGCTGTGACCCTGCCACTGATAACCTGTGGAGCCTGGGTGAGCCCCACtcctctctctgtgccttagtgttGCTTGCTATACAGTGGGCAGACGAGGATCCCTGAATTTAGAAGGCTTTTTCTACTCTGAACTCCCAGGATTTGAAGCTTCCCAAACAGAGCCCCATGACCCCAAGTTCATGAGAGCACAGGGAAGGGCTGAGTGCCCAAAGGAGGTCACTTCACCTATATCCCTGCCTCCAGATAACCATGGCAGCAACCCCTGTTGTTCTCTTTCCAAATATGAGGCCTCTATCTCTCCCCATCTGAGACTCTTTCTGAGTTCCCGTAATACCATCGGGGCCCTggcctttttctctttccttttccttcccagAAACCTACATCCCCACCATTCCAGCCATCCCATATTTACTGAGCCTGTTTGAGCTTGGGACTGTGCTAGACACCCTGGGGAAGGCAGAGATGAATAAGGCACAGTTCCTGCTTTCAAGAGGTTTACCTGGCCTAGCAGGGGAGGCCCAAGTATACCTGTGAGATAGTGACCAGCAATACTAGGCAAGAGATGGTCCCAACAGGGCATTTATGCatcagagaagaaaggaaggttTCTGGGACctgggtgtgtgtgttggggtgggggCTGAGAGGCAGGTGAGAGATGGTTTAACCTGAGAGGTTGGGACTTAAACCAGGCTTTGAAAGACGGGCAGGGGGCTGGGAGAAGCCTGGGAAAGGCCCTCTTGGCAGAGGCAATGATAAAGGTTAGAAATTAATCATTCTGACAATTAACatgtattgagtacttactacgaggagccctggtagcacagtggttaagcactcagctactgactggaaggtcagtggtttgaacttaccagctcctccacaggagaaagatgtggcagcctgctgccgtgaagatttacagccttggaaaccctatgcggcagttctactctttcccatagggtcgctatgagtcagaatcaactcaatggcagtgggttcggaGTGCTTACTCTATACCACGCACTGTGCTAACCACTTTGAATAATTGTTGAATCTTCACAACAAGCCAATTAAGTAGCTGTGTTAATCATCCCATTATATAGTCAACACACTGAGGTTCTAATACGGTACCTACTCAGATCCCCTcagctgggatttaaacccagaTGTGTCTGACACCACAGTGTGTGCTCCCAACCACCTCACACAATCCACTGGCACACAAAGGAAACCTGTTTTTGAAACAAGGCTCCTCCTTCTTATCTTCCTTTGATTCAGTTTTTCCCTGACCCCCAACTCATCACTTGCAGTGGGATGTGTATTAACCTGCCTGCCATGCAGGCAACATACTGAGCAAGCTCTTTAAGTACATTTTCCCATTTGGTCTCCACGACACCCTACTAAACCAGCTACCATGAGCGTCCCCATTTTCCAGaagtggaaactgaggcctgtcAGAGAACTGAACTCATTGCCCAGGATTGTCTGTGCACCAGGATTATTGTTTGTTgtcgtcgagtcggctccgactcacagtgactttaaTGTATAACACagagaaacactgtctggtcctgcaccatcttcatgatccttggtatatctggggtttctctcattttttgttggccctctactttaccaaacatgatgtcctttctagCAATtcgtccttcctgatgacatatccaaagtaagcaagttgaagtcttgccatgtTTACTTCTAAGGttccggttgtatttcttccaagactgatgtgttcattcttctggcagtccacagtttaTTCAttgttcttcaccagcaccacagttgAAACCCAGCAGGGGGACACAGCAGGAAAAGGAAAAGCCAGGATGGAGGAGCTCTGTGTGACCCATGCCTGAACCCCAGAGGGGACAGATGGAGAGCTGGGATGGGCTGGGCAAGGTCTGGGTGTAGGTCAGTGTGGCTGGCTGGGTCTCCACATTGTTGTTCTTGCTTCCCCCCTAGCTGGGTCGGCTATCAGTATCCTGGCTACCGTGGATACCAGTACCTCCTGGAGCCTGGAGACTTCCGGCACTGGAACGAGTGGGGGGCCTTCCAGCCGCAGATGCAGGCCGTGCGTCGCCTGCGTGACAAGCAGTGGCACCGGGAGGGCTCCTTCCCTGCCGTGGCCGCTGAGCAACCCAAGTGAGCCTCTACTCCACTCCGGTCTCATGCCCCATCCCTTCCTCAGGCTccattttcccttctttcctgtgCAAATAAAAGTTCTAAGGCCAAACTGTCTCCTGGGTCTGTGAACAAGGGTACGCCTCGAGGTTCCCTGTTATTGCTGTGACGTGACTTTCTCAGTCACGATAATAAAAATAGCTAGCACTGTAAAGTTCGTCACACACGTTATCTTAGCATATCCTTGTAAGGAAGTTATCTCTTTGTGAAGTTGgtaggagccctgggtggtgttaagcagttaagcacttagctgctaacggaaagcttggcagttcaaatccacccagcagctctgcgggagaaagacctggtggtctgcttccctgaagaatgcagccaagaaaaccctatggggcagttctactctgtcatgtggggttacTGAGTCAAaattgccttgatggcacctaacaacaacaggaagtgggcgttaaaaaaaaatctgttccaactcatggtgaccctacctgctttagagtagaactgtgtttcacagggttttcttggctgtaattttgtggaagcagattgccaagcctttcttccagtgcactgctgggtggattcaaaccaccaatctttgggttagtggCAGGGAGCAAACTgttagtgccacccagggacctgggtaTTATAGTTATGTCCCTTTAAcaagtgaggaaattgaggctcagagggggAAGAGACTTGCCCAACGTCACAGAGCTAGTGAGTGTAGATTTGACCCCAGGCAGTCTACCTCCAGAGCCTGCACTCTTAGACAAATCTCAAACTCTAGTCCGTCAGGCACCGTCCTCATGATTTCTTTCCCTATCTGCACACCACCTGCTCTGTTATTTACTGAATAATTTTATTGACATCCATTCACTCTTTTGTGCTTGAATGTATTGATTTGTAAATAAAACTTTGTGACACTACAGGAAGTGGGAAATCAGCATCATATGCCGTAGATAGagcaatcataaaaataaatataatttaaagaaGGCCAGGTGTGTAATTTCCAGCACGCTACTGCCTCTGGAAGGCTCTAGTCCTGGGACCTGCTTGCTCTTTGGCAAAATGGGTCATTAGCAAGTGCTGGGAAGAAGTGGGTAAGGCACATTTGTActaaacagatttttttcccctgattcaATCAAAGAAGATTGACACATCATTATTTTCTCATATCTGATTCAGTGTTGTTTAATCCTGAGTCCAGGCTCCACCTGGAATTATCTCTCCTATTACAAATGGAACATGCCTTGCCCTTTAGAAATCTATAGCAGTCAATATCGCCTCCCATATCAATAGGTAATATTGATTAATGTTATTAATCTTTAATCCTTTCAGGAAatgtggtgggagggaggggtggaAATTTTCCGGGAGGAGTGTGGTATTTGAAGTGGCCCTTGAGGATCCACCAGGAGCTTGCTTGGTGGagaatgggggggaggggaggaggcgaTATTCCAGGCGGAACAAATAGCATGGTTTCTGCTAGCCCATATGGGACCTTTGTATAAATTTTACTGCCATCTGCCAAACACTGTTGATATAAATCTATGGTGCCTACAATGTGAATGCAGCATCCTTGTGTTGTACCCATCTTGGACAGCTGTACTTGGCAGCCCTGGAGCATCACGGACAAAGGAGCAAAGGCTGAAAGAACTTGGGGGCTGGGAGCTGTAGCATGGTGGTTGTGTGGGCAGAAGTAGCAGGTGGGAAGGAAGAGCTGATGTGGCAGGAGATGAAGCTGGCAAGAAAGGTGGGGCCTCACCAATGTCCATTCTGAGCTTCAAAATACCACCTCATGGAGATTTACCCTCTGGTATGTGCACCCTCCTTCTCCCCTCCACCCTAGTTCTCCCCACCTCCACTCTCCAATTTGACCAGCATCTTGGACTAGAAGACTTCTCTGTTACCATTGAAGACAGGATTGTCTGTGGGCCAggattgttgttggttgctgttgagttggctccaactcatggtgacttcaatgtataacagaacaaactgttgtccagtcctgcaccatcttcacgattgctAGTGTGTTTGGGGTTTCCGTCATTGTTGTTGGCACtcttccaaacatgatgtcctttctagCAACTGATCTTTCctaatgacatatccaaagtaagtaagtcgaagccttgccatcttcacttctaaggaacattctggttgtatttcttctaagactgatgtgtTCATTTTCCGGCAGTCCACAGTTTGTCCagtattctttgctgacaccacaGTTGGAACGCAttaatttttctgtcttcctattttttttaatcgtgttttattgtgttttctgtgaagGTTTACGCAGCAGTTCAGGTTCCCATTAACAATTTCTAttcaagttgttcagtgacattggttacagttttcacgatatgtgaacattctcattatttccattctagtcgTTCTGTTTTCATTCGTCTAtaatagtttccctgcccccttacattctcatctttgttttaaagtaattactgatggtttggtctcatataggtgatttttttaagaagcacagtagttacatgtgatattcattattttgtgtgccaatctgttatttaactaCAAGTTGACCCCAGGGGTTAATTTTggctcaaggtttgaagagcatcttagggcaatagtcttggggagtcctccagtctcgaccggtccagtaagtctggtttagtcttcctttttcattgtccaactttcccgtGCACATGAGgttgattgaaaagaccatcctggttcctgaaaaccctatggaccagggttgttgttgttggtattgcTAGTTGCtgcccagtcgattctgactcatggtgatcccatgtgtcagagtagaactgatccatagcgttttcaaggctgtgaactttcagaagtagattgccaggtgtttctgggtgggttcgaaccgtcaacattttggttagtagtcgaatgcttaacaatttgtgccacccaggaactccttggactAGGATTACTAGGCAGGAATCAGGAGTCCTGCTCTACTGTTAGAAGCTGTGAAGTGTTGGGCAAATCACTTTCATTCCCTGGGACTCATTCTTCCCTTCTATAAAATGACGGCTCAGATGTCCATTCCAGCTCCAAGGTTCTGAAGCTGAAATTCTATGATTCCAAAGTTCCACGATTCTCTAAGATTCTGTAATTCATCTCTAAGATTCCATGATTCTCTGATCCCAAAGTCAAGATACAAAGACTCTGATTCTTAGTTCCTAAGATTCTGTGAGTGTGGCTTTAACTAAAATTCCAGTCAGATAAGCCTTCCAATCAGACGAGGCACATGAATTCTACTTTTACATTTCATCAACTGAAGACTCCATTGACTATGTGGTGcaccattattttttatttttagtgtgctttaagtgaaagtttacaaatcaagtcagtcatataaaaatttatatacactttgctatgtactcctagttgctctccccctaatgtgacagcacactccccctctccacctgtactccctgtgtctattcagccagcttttggccccctctaccttctcatctcccatccagacaggagctgcccacatagtctcatctgtctacttgagccaagaagctcactcctcagcagtttcattttctatcccatagttcagtccaatccctgtctgaagagttagctttcggaatggttcctgtcttgggctaacagaaggtctggggaccatgacctccagggtccatctagtctcagtcagaccattaagtctgggttttttttactagaatttgaggtccgcttcccactgctctcctgttccatcagggattccgtgttgtgttcactgtcaggacagccatcggttgtagccagacaccatctagctcttctggtctcaggttgatgtagtctgatttatgtgccctttctgtctcttgggctcataattaccttgtgtctttggtgttcttcatgttcctttgctccaagtgggttgagaccaattgatgaatcttagatggccacttgctaacacttaagaccccagatgccactctccaaagtgggatgcagaatgttttcttaatagattttattatggcaattgacctagaattcccctgaaaccatggtccccagacccctacctcTGCTACTCcagtcttcgaagcattcagtttattcaggagacttctttgcttttggtttagtcccgttggGTGCACCATTATTTTATGAAGAAATACTATTAAAGCATAACACCATTGCCTTCCAATcacttagaatttttattttatacttgtgGAAACAACTAGTGTGGATTTATTTAGACATAACTTTTTTTCTGTCCATCAATCTTGGGAGTACTATAAAAGGAAAACACAATAGACGTTCATTAAGTTATAACGCTTCTTTGTATTCATAGTCTAAAGTAAGTATTCTCGGCTAGTATTCTTGGAATGATTTCAACTCAGAGTTGTTGATACccatcttaggttgggttctctagagaagcaaaaccagtaaagcgtataaatatatacatatatatatatttttttatatatatagagagagatttatatcaaggaaatggctctcgtggttgcagaggctgaaacatcccaagtccatgggtcaggctggaggt
It encodes:
- the CRYBB1 gene encoding beta-crystallin B1 isoform X1 gives rise to the protein MSQAVTASTTAAVNPESDGKGKGAPPAGPAPATDSTPAPASVPVPIAKVGDLLPGNYKLVVFEQENFQGRRAEFSGECLNLGDHGFDRVRSLIVISGPWVAFEQSNFRGEMFVLEKGEYPRWDTWSSSYRSDRLVSFRPVKMDSQEHKICLFECANFKGNTMEIQGDDVPSLWVYGFCDRVGSVRVCSGTWVGYQYPGYRGYQYLLEPGDFRHWNEWGAFQPQMQAVRRLRDKQWHREGSFPAVAAEQPK
- the CRYBB1 gene encoding beta-crystallin B1 isoform X2, which codes for MGEGIREVFLEEVTSELVVFEQENFQGRRAEFSGECLNLGDHGFDRVRSLIVISGPWVAFEQSNFRGEMFVLEKGEYPRWDTWSSSYRSDRLVSFRPVKMDSQEHKICLFECANFKGNTMEIQGDDVPSLWVYGFCDRVGSVRVCSGTWVGYQYPGYRGYQYLLEPGDFRHWNEWGAFQPQMQAVRRLRDKQWHREGSFPAVAAEQPK